cctccgtgccTATGTCGAACAACCTCCTTTCATCGCTTGCGAGCACCATGCGCCTTGATTGGCCATGAAGCCCTTGTCCTCTGCTGCACGGATTAAACCCAAAGCATCAGTACAGCTACACTAGCACATAGTACAGACATGGTATCACAGACATTCTCTAATTGACTAGCACCCAAATATATATACATGCACCAGTTGAGAAAAATCATGACTTGAAGAAAAATCAGTGTTCCATGCACACCAAATCATTCAAAAAACTAACTACACTACTACAGTTCTGAACAGCTATCGGtgcatcaacaaaatatggaacAACAAGCACTGCATGACAACTAGAGTATATATATAGCACTCAACAATGAACAGTTATCACAGAGAACAAGATACCAAGAGATGAATGATGGCACTTAAATTCTAATCTCACATAGGAAAAGATTAGCATGGCTGCAACTGCGGCAAGACACCCATCATGCATGTGCCTTACAAGTGGCAGCAGCTTTACTGACAAGTATGAAATTGATACCTAGCTGCAAGCATTGCTCCTCCCTGCCCAACAGAATTAACTTTTAAATAGATAGCAATGTTTATTTATTTTCACATGATTGTGGAGATATAAATTTAGGATACAGTGCATGACATATTATCAAAGTTTTGAATAGCATGCTGTCTCGACACTATAGCAGCACTATACTAATTGGAGAGGGGCCACCAGGAGGATGCCGATCGCCCATGAGAGGGCGCTACAGCCCAGGGGCGACATGTGGGAGCTAGAGATGTCGATGGAGTACCTGGTCAGCCTCTAGTACCTGGCCACAGTTCACAAACTTAGTGTGAGCATTTTGATGACATTAACATGCAGTACAAGCAAAGATGGCATGACTGAACCTTGCATAGTAAAAACTTGCAAGGAAATAAGAACAACAATGCTGAGAAGATAAAATAGTGCATTATCTTGGAGTGTCACCAGCAGCAAGATAGCACTACTCTTCTAGTACTCTAGCAAGAAAAATAAAGTATATAATACACAGGCAAGGCAGACTTGGTGCTAATAGAATACAGGAGCAGGGAGTAGCACAGTAATTAACAAAGAGAGCAGAGCAGAGCGAAAGGATCTGCTCTGCTTTGGTGCCTTTGTAACAGTAATTAACAGAGGATGAACACTACTCTGCTCTGCTTTGGAGTGCCACAACACACACGGCAATGGACTGCTACTATCCTTGATGTTGAGTGACCTCACTGCTACAAATTAACTTGATGTTCTACTACTAGACCATTCAAGCTCATGGCCGGGAACGACCAGAATCAGAACATAATACATAGAaaacatatgtggaaatgagttTCTATTCAAAACAGAAAATATTCCTAAATGAACAGATTCTAGAATGAACATTCTAGAGCACAGATTCTAGAATGAAACACAACATAGTGTGGCAGAGTATTGAGGTGTTGGGTAATTCTGCAGTGGGCTAACAAAATCATCATGTTCTAGTCAGTGGCGATTTCAGAAATAAACAAAGAAAGTACAACCGCGCTGCTCTGACATATTGAAAGAACTACACACAAGGGGGTTAATACCGTGCTCAGTAGCTGAAATCCGAGACGAACTAATCATTTTCCATTTGCGACTGACAGATCGACAACGGCATGAAACCACGCGCCACACCTCGGGCCATCGGGCAATCCCGAATCCATGTCGAGATTCCAGACCAAATCGAATCGAAGCAATCCGCATATGGAATAAACAAAGGACGCGAATCAAGCCGGGGAGCGACTGACCAGTGGGCGAAGAACTCGATGAAGGCGAACTGCTCCCGCGAGGCCGTGAGGAAGGCGTCCAAGCTGGTGGGGTTGAGGTCCACGGCGTCGTCCCCCTGCGTGGCGGCCCCGGCCCCcgcctcgtcgccgacgcccAGCGACCGAAGGGCGTCCGTGCGCCCCGCGAGGAAGGAGGCGACAGCGCGAACGAGGAGGAGGACTCGCGCCGCCGCGGAGGCCATGGGATCGGCAAGGAGCTAGATCTCACCGGTCCGGCGCGGCGGGGATCCGGCGATCCGTCTCGCCACATCTGTACATCtcaggagggagggagggaggtcGCCGGTGGGGTTGGTAGTCGGCCAGCGGCGGGATTGGAGAGGAACCGGGGGAGGGAGAGGAATTGAGTGGATCTCCAACCAAGGAGGGAAGGGGAGGTGGAGGCCATGGTTGTGGTCGCCGACGGTGTTGAAGTGGTGAGTGCCGCCACGGGAGACAGAGAGGGGACGCTAGAGAGAGGTGGCCATGGCGTTCATCTAGGGTTTCAGCATGGAGAGAAGGAGAGGGTGGAGTGGAAGGCGGAGGTCGCCGGCGGGTATGAAGTAGAGGATGTTGCCAGGGCAGTCGAGGAGTGGGGGAGGAGGTCGCCGGCGGGGCTGGGGCTGAGTTTGCGGGAGTGGAGATCGGCGGCGAGGCCGGTTTGGTGTTgagggagaggagaggatggAACTGGGGGACCGAGGGGAGAGTCGGtgggtgggggtggcggcgggtgggGATCTGGGGGATCGAggggtgggtggtgggtgggttaGGGTTTTTGATTCTCGGGAGAAGCTCCACCGTTGGATGGATGCGTGATGGATGGCTCAGATTGCGTCCAATTTGGTAATCCGCGTGAAAGCGGTTGCTCGAGTCCCATTGGCCGGCTATCTCGCAATTGAATCTCAAAATTTTGGACCCAAaactttgaattttttttaaacataACAATGGCACAGTTTGTCAAAATGATCTCGTTTTTTTCATAAGTGTTCATCTTAGAATGGCAAACGATGCCATAGTTCGATGgctttcattttctttgcacaaaATGAtgattttccatttttcgagtgcataAAAAGGATTTTTTTTTGTTAAGAATCTACCAAATACTTGTTCCAACATAGCACAACtccatttttcaaaaatattagACCACATTTTATGTAAAATGGACCAAATAGTTACAAGTCAAAAAAGCTTTTGATCCAGCTCTTATAAAAAAACAAATTTCACccattcagtaggaagcggggaAATTTGAATGAATATTTGTTCAAATGAtttcatattgtgcacaagggtgcatcttgaaatggcaaacaatgttgcctaaagaagttttcattttctttggacgaaaaaatcattttccatttttcgagtgcccaaaatgagtttttttgtgaaggacctaccaaataattgttgcaaatttggaccaaatcaattttataaaatactaggccatatttaatgcacaattgaccaaatggttgggtgtcaaaagttttgacccacctctggtgaaaaagacaaattcccgccgattcaggaggaagcgggtcaaatttgaactgcggctgcctcatagtttgctctttattttttccaaaaatcatttctaggtacataagtatctatttaatcagagaaacaccaaaaaaattccaagattcaaccactagctaggaacggtcatgcccgccgttttgaccgaattttgaaacgggcataaaaaattcaaaaaaaaatcaaaaaatgggaaaccttcgcattgtgtcattatatgtgaccaagttttcaggaaaaataataaacttgtaatacggcaattatttttaaaaagtgttctcagaaatgagctatcacgCTTGAAGATTCAGGgttttcaagccaaatgatcaatcttatggccacattcatggcatagtttgttcaaatgatctcatattgtgcacaaaggtgcatattggaatggcaaacaatattgcctaaggaagttttcactttctttggatgaaaaaaccatttttcatttttcgagtgcccaaaaggaggtttttttgtgaaggacctcccaaatatttgttgcaaaattggaccaaataatttttctaaaatactaggccatatttaatgcacaattgaccaaatggttgggtgtaaaaagttttgatccacctctcgtgaaaaagacaaattttcgccgattcagttggaagcgggtcaaatttgaactgtagctgccttgtagtttgctctttattttttccaaaaatcatttctaggtacataagtatctatttaatcagagaaagaccaaaaaaattccaagattcagccactagctaggaacggtcatgcccgtcgttttgaccgcattttgaaacgggcataaaaaattcaaaaaaaaatcaaaaaattgggaaaccttcgcattgtgtcattatatgtgaccaagtttccaggaaaaataataaacttgtaatatgtcaattatttttaaaaaaatgttctcagaaatgagctatcacgcctgaagattcatggctttcaagccaaatgatcaatcttatggccacattcatggcatagtttgttcaaatgatctcatattgtgcacaagggtgcatcttggaattccaaacaatgttgcc
This sequence is a window from Aegilops tauschii subsp. strangulata cultivar AL8/78 chromosome 7, Aet v6.0, whole genome shotgun sequence. Protein-coding genes within it:
- the LOC109754488 gene encoding sulfhydryl oxidase 1, with the protein product MASAAARVLLLVRAVASFLAGRTDALRSLGVGDEAGAGAATQGDDAVDLNPTSLDAFLTASREQFAFIEFFAHWY